One window of the Syntrophorhabdus sp. genome contains the following:
- a CDS encoding CHAT domain-containing protein, producing MRRVPSQYYPVIIVAVVCTLFWCVFADAATLTDLQMLGRYRDLEKAAEQRLAASQKEPDASLLGYLCVAYSRLKRYNKLFDCLDKLEKRVQSGDYVLETDKLFVANSDGTPLPNMLRAEALIELGQYNEAVREAKTALGKVRDHMTTGIWSPKIYRLSLMGTLGLAHALGGDTKSARTQAEELENFSLGFMGIAFTTTFRANALARVNMALGQYNKAFEYVKDEDSILARSVWFINNVAWGYSGDDAVETVYLTLPKLMIRGKCLSELGNLEEAGKTLDVMLRNARIADNGEIYWLTLFERGRVAEKQGRLPEAIDLYRRAIEVIESQRSTINTETNKIGFVGDKQEAYRRLIASFHASGQYEAAFDYVERSKSRTLVDLLAEKQDFSVAGADREKVLHLLGIIKREEQEAVIQDLSPSSSQNRTRSVETREQIRGQSPELASLVSVTSLPLAELQRLIGADEALVEYYYDDNDIYIFLLSDGTLRSTRVKKGPLVDDIRLLRSLIADPRSGDPLPLCRRLYKQILGSVEGSLAKPNLVIVPHGVLHYLPFSALHDGQRYLIERCGIRMLPSASVSKYLRTRRSSDRPGIFAFGNPDLGDPKYDLKYAQNEAVAVAASRAGSMVLVREKATETALRKFGTGFNYIHLATHGQFDPDAPLKSALLLARDGQSDGRLTVDNLYSMRFEADLVTLSACETGLGKVANGDDVVGLTRGFLYAGSSTVVSSLWKVDDMATSHLMTEFYSALKATNKQEALRRAQLKTKEKYGHPFFWAAFELTGSAR from the coding sequence TGACGGACCTTCAGATGCTGGGGCGTTACAGGGACCTGGAGAAAGCGGCGGAACAGAGGCTTGCGGCCTCGCAGAAGGAACCCGACGCGTCGCTGCTGGGTTATCTGTGCGTTGCGTACTCAAGGCTGAAAAGATACAACAAGCTCTTTGACTGCCTCGACAAGCTGGAAAAACGCGTCCAGTCGGGTGACTACGTCCTGGAAACGGACAAACTCTTCGTGGCGAACTCTGACGGGACACCCCTGCCCAACATGCTTCGGGCCGAGGCGCTCATCGAACTCGGCCAGTACAATGAGGCCGTCAGGGAGGCAAAGACGGCCCTCGGCAAGGTGCGCGACCACATGACGACGGGGATATGGTCCCCCAAGATCTATCGCCTGTCGCTCATGGGCACCCTGGGATTGGCACACGCCCTGGGTGGAGACACGAAAAGCGCCAGGACACAGGCCGAAGAACTGGAGAATTTCTCGCTGGGCTTTATGGGCATCGCCTTCACAACCACGTTTCGCGCCAACGCGCTGGCAAGGGTCAACATGGCGCTCGGCCAGTACAATAAGGCCTTCGAATACGTCAAGGACGAGGACAGCATCCTCGCGCGGTCGGTATGGTTCATCAACAACGTAGCCTGGGGATACTCGGGAGACGATGCCGTGGAGACAGTCTATCTCACGCTGCCGAAATTGATGATCCGGGGCAAATGCCTCTCGGAACTCGGCAATCTCGAGGAGGCAGGGAAGACCCTTGACGTCATGCTGCGGAACGCCCGGATCGCCGATAACGGCGAGATCTACTGGCTCACCCTCTTTGAGAGGGGCCGGGTCGCCGAGAAGCAGGGCAGGCTCCCCGAGGCCATTGATCTCTACCGCCGGGCGATCGAGGTGATCGAGTCCCAGCGTTCCACCATCAACACGGAAACGAACAAGATCGGGTTCGTCGGGGACAAGCAGGAAGCGTACAGGCGGTTGATAGCCTCATTCCACGCGAGCGGGCAGTACGAGGCCGCCTTCGACTACGTTGAACGCTCGAAGTCAAGGACCCTCGTCGATCTCCTGGCGGAGAAACAGGACTTCTCCGTCGCGGGCGCGGACAGGGAAAAGGTGCTTCACCTGCTGGGCATCATCAAGAGGGAAGAACAGGAGGCAGTGATCCAGGACCTTTCTCCCTCGAGCTCACAGAACCGCACGCGCAGTGTTGAGACGAGAGAACAGATACGGGGGCAGTCTCCCGAACTGGCTTCTCTTGTCAGCGTCACATCCCTTCCCCTCGCCGAGCTTCAGCGTCTCATCGGTGCCGATGAAGCGCTTGTCGAGTACTACTACGACGACAACGACATCTACATCTTTCTCCTGTCCGACGGCACGTTGAGATCGACCAGGGTGAAGAAGGGGCCTCTTGTCGATGACATCCGCCTTCTTCGAAGCCTTATCGCTGACCCCCGCTCCGGCGATCCCCTGCCTCTGTGCCGGCGTCTCTACAAACAGATCCTGGGTTCCGTCGAAGGCAGCCTCGCCAAGCCGAACCTGGTGATCGTTCCCCACGGCGTGCTCCACTATCTTCCCTTTAGCGCGCTCCACGACGGCCAGCGCTACCTCATCGAACGCTGCGGCATCCGCATGCTGCCGAGCGCGAGCGTGAGCAAGTACCTGAGGACCAGGAGATCGTCCGACCGCCCCGGCATTTTTGCCTTCGGCAACCCCGACCTCGGCGATCCGAAGTACGATCTCAAGTACGCCCAGAATGAAGCTGTGGCCGTGGCCGCGTCCCGTGCCGGATCGATGGTCCTCGTGCGTGAAAAAGCGACGGAGACTGCCCTGAGGAAGTTCGGCACCGGCTTCAACTACATACATCTCGCCACTCATGGCCAGTTCGATCCCGACGCGCCCCTCAAGTCGGCCCTGCTCCTTGCCCGCGACGGGCAGAGCGACGGGAGGCTCACCGTCGACAACCTCTACTCGATGCGGTTCGAGGCGGACCTTGTCACCTTGAGCGCGTGCGAAACGGGGCTCGGCAAGGTGGCAAACGGCGATGACGTGGTGGGTCTGACGCGCGGCTTCCTGTACGCGGGAAGCAGCACCGTCGTGTCGAGCCTCTGGAAGGTCGACGACATGGCAACGTCACACCTTATGACGGAGTTCTACAGCGCCCTGAAGGCAACGAACAAGCAGGAGGCCTTGAGGCGCGCGCAGCTGAAGACAAAAGAGAAATACGGCCACCCCTTCTTCTGGGCCGCCTTCGAACTGACCGGCTCCGCCAGATAA